In Bactrocera oleae isolate idBacOlea1 chromosome 3, idBacOlea1, whole genome shotgun sequence, a genomic segment contains:
- the tj gene encoding LOW QUALITY PROTEIN: transcription factor MafB (The sequence of the model RefSeq protein was modified relative to this genomic sequence to represent the inferred CDS: substituted 1 base at 1 genomic stop codon), translating to MRMEDPNLAEQYVQEFVLDHLEDGSATVTAIGVKREDHSPVAAPKLAWTTTTITPEEEDTANPPAIKMRSFPQSWHIDDRRLQPLSPPPEIYTHGPMAGQAILVNTSVPGGVPSTPPETPPVISSPNGSTCAQTYATITSAPYPTHRPPTVNAGLTQEMMWLPNSMRSDPQPLDLRPLACPTHEEEWERQREYMHASAAVAAANHHHGHLVAQSQHHSHHHHFQSLEHLAPINMHTSYHSGIPNGTTSLGSGGNGSQAPSNAPITTSVVHLNRPMSVCSTRSSTNSPRTCSRQYSTSSNLGLDDCISDDLLTTLSVRELNKRLHGCPREEVVRLKAKRRTLKNRGYAQSCRSKRLQQRHELEKTNRQLHQDLHRLKLEFSRVCQERDHLKQRLQIRTSGSSGGVIAALTNATDGSTPGVITVGQPNCNADGQNSPEFYLXRQLAISGQHAAAATAAAAASSHHPPHTQPLHPHSHQWSSRYHQHVHQPPASTVEI from the coding sequence ATGAGAATGGAAGACCCAAACCTCGCCGAACAGTATGTGCAGGAATTCGTGCTCGATCACCTCGAGGACGGTTCAGCAACTGTTACAGCTATCGGAGTGAAACGTGAAGATCACAGTCCAGTGGCAGCCCCAAAACTTGCTtggacaactacaacaatcaCTCCTGAAGAAGAGGATACAGCTAATCCACCCGCTATCAAGATGCGATCTTTTCCACAAAGCTGGCATATAGACGATCGCCGATTACAACCACTATCTCCACCACCGGAAATCTATACGCACGGACCTATGGCAGGGCAGGCCATCCTTGTGAACACATCGGTGCCTGGTGGAGTGCCATCGACACCGCCTGAAACCCCACCTGTTATTAGCTCCCCTAATGGAAGTACTTGTGCCCAAACGTATGCAACAATTACAAGTGCTCCGTATCCAACACATCGTCCCCCCACCGTCAACGCTGGTCTTACTCAAGAAATGATGTGGCTACCTAATTCCATGCGTTCAGATCCTCAGCCATTGGACTTACGTCCGCTCGCTTGTCCCACTCATGAGGAAGAGTGGGAGCGACAACGTGAATACATGCATGCCTCAGCAGCTGTTGCCGCCGCCAATCATCATCACGGACACTTGGTGGCACAATCCCAACACCACTCCCATCATCATCATTTTCAATCACTAGAGCACTTAGCACCCATCAATATGCATACGTCTTACCATAGTGGAATACCCAACGGCACTACAAGTCTTGGCAGTGGTGGCAATGGCAGTCAGGCGCCATCTAACGCACCAATTACCACTTCAGTGGTTCACCTCAATCGACCAATGTCAGTTTGCTCAACTCGATCATCCACAAATTCACCGCGCACCTGCTCCAGACAATATAGTACTTCCAGTAATTTAGGTCTTGATGACTGTATCAGTGATGATTTGCTAACGACTTTGAGCGTACGTGAATTAAATAAACGCTTGCATGGATGCCCCCGTGAAGAAGTGGTGCGGCTCAAGGCTAAACGTCGGACGCTGAAAAATCGTGGCTACGCGCAAAGCTGTCGCTCAAAACGACTACAACAACGACATGAGTTAGAGAAAACCAATCGTCAGTTACATCAAGATCTGCATCGTTTGAAATTAGAATTTTCGCGTGTATGTCAAGAACGCGATCATTTAAAACAACGTCTGCAAATACGAACGAGCGGAAGTAGTGGTGGTGTAATTGCTGCTCTAACGAATGCTACCGATGGCAGTACACCAGGTGTGATCACCGTGGGTCAACCGAATTGTAACGCAGATGGTCAAAATTCGCCGGAGTTCTATCTCTGACGCCAACTAGCTATTAGTGGACAACATGCGGCAGCTGCCACTGCAGCGGCCGCAGCATCCAGCCACCATCCGCCACATACGCAACCTTTACATCCGCACTCACATCAATGGTCATCACGCTACCATCAGCATGTGCACCAACCACCAGCAAGCACTGTAGAAATCTGA